The Aggregatilinea lenta genome includes a region encoding these proteins:
- a CDS encoding response regulator, whose protein sequence is MGNEETAEREHPYILIVEDDLDLSEMLSAYFRAQGYESYTAAWGEDAVALTSEDPPDLILLDVRLPDIDGYEVCRRLRHGHRTKSVPIIFLTDRRDRTDRLNGLEIGVVDYITKPFDIHELRLRVRNALRRTHRPGCSNPITGLAEGALVDEMLHNTVQSSQPWAALIVSLSGIERFREQYGFLAADDVLRTVGLILHNALRETGGSEDCAGQLSAYDFLALADASRLPALRQRVETRLAQSIQLFYPFRSADSAGDPPADERLQVKIGQVMSSDGTFDTPSTLKAALLNAWKAAG, encoded by the coding sequence ATGGGCAACGAGGAAACAGCCGAACGCGAGCACCCGTACATCCTGATCGTCGAGGACGATCTCGACCTGTCCGAAATGCTCAGTGCCTACTTCCGGGCGCAGGGATACGAGTCATACACGGCGGCCTGGGGTGAGGATGCCGTCGCTCTGACGAGCGAAGACCCGCCCGACCTGATTCTGCTCGACGTCCGCCTGCCCGACATCGACGGCTACGAAGTGTGCCGCCGACTGCGCCACGGCCACCGCACCAAGTCCGTCCCGATTATTTTCCTCACCGACCGCCGCGACCGCACCGACCGGCTCAACGGCCTCGAAATCGGCGTCGTGGATTACATCACCAAACCGTTCGACATTCACGAGCTGCGGCTGCGCGTCCGCAACGCGCTGCGGCGCACACACCGGCCCGGCTGCAGCAACCCGATCACCGGGTTGGCCGAAGGCGCGCTCGTGGACGAAATGCTGCATAATACGGTGCAAAGCAGCCAGCCCTGGGCCGCGCTGATCGTCTCGTTGAGCGGCATCGAGCGTTTCCGCGAGCAGTACGGCTTCCTGGCTGCGGACGACGTGCTGCGCACGGTGGGCCTCATCCTGCACAATGCCCTGCGCGAAACCGGCGGCAGCGAAGACTGCGCCGGACAACTCAGCGCCTATGATTTTCTCGCCCTGGCCGATGCCAGTCGCCTCCCCGCGCTGCGGCAGCGCGTCGAGACCCGGCTGGCGCAGTCGATCCAGCTCTTTTATCCGTTCCGATCTGCCGACTCTGCCGGAGATCCGCCTGCCGATGAGCGCCTACAGGTGAAAATCGGCCAGGTAATGAGCAGCGACGGGACCTTCGACACGCCCAGCACGCTCAAAGCAGCTCTGCTCAACGCCTGGAAAGCAGCCGGATAA
- a CDS encoding roadblock/LC7 domain-containing protein, with translation MAKSRNEQLVERLRDLQVSSPDVEAAAIVSVDGLSIASSLPGNIEEDRVSAMSAAMLSLGERISTELRRGSLEQVYVKGERGYVILSSIGEDAVLTVLAREHAKLGLIFLDMSRAVKELEKLL, from the coding sequence GTGGCTAAATCACGGAACGAGCAGTTAGTCGAGCGATTGCGGGATTTGCAGGTAAGCTCACCCGATGTTGAAGCCGCGGCGATTGTCAGCGTGGATGGCTTGAGCATCGCATCGTCCCTACCGGGCAATATCGAAGAAGACCGCGTGTCGGCCATGTCGGCAGCGATGCTGTCGCTGGGCGAGCGCATCTCGACCGAGCTGCGCCGCGGCAGCCTGGAGCAGGTCTATGTCAAAGGCGAGCGCGGCTACGTGATCCTCAGCTCCATCGGCGAAGACGCCGTGCTGACGGTGCTTGCGCGCGAACATGCCAAGCTGGGTCTGATCTTCCTGGACATGTCGCGCGCCGTCAAGGAACTCGAAAAGCTGTTATAA
- the recA gene encoding recombinase RecA has translation MGEKGRDKALEAALADLTKRFGDGAIVRLGDAVHMHVEAIPTGSLAVDIALGVGGFPRGRVIEVYGPESAGKTTLCLHAIAEAQKRGGICAFIDMEHALDPRYAGRIGVDIDNLYISQPDTAEQALEIAEALVRSSALDVIVLDSVAALVPRAELEGEMGDSHVGLQARLMSQALRKLSGAIKQSNTVMIFTNQLREKIGVMFGNPETTTGGRALKFYASIRVDIRRIQAIKAGGDNVGNRTRVRITKNKVAPPFREAEFDIMFDEGISRVGDILDIGADLGVIEKRGAFYRYRDELIGQGRENAKQFLRENPVLALEVENVIREEYGLPPLVTEPEE, from the coding sequence ATGGGCGAAAAAGGCCGCGACAAAGCGTTGGAAGCGGCATTGGCCGATCTTACCAAGCGGTTCGGAGATGGCGCGATTGTCCGTTTGGGCGATGCCGTGCATATGCACGTCGAGGCGATCCCGACTGGCTCGCTGGCAGTGGACATCGCGCTGGGTGTGGGCGGCTTCCCGCGCGGGCGCGTAATCGAAGTCTACGGGCCGGAAAGTGCCGGTAAGACGACCCTGTGTCTGCACGCCATCGCCGAAGCACAGAAACGCGGCGGCATTTGCGCCTTCATCGACATGGAACACGCCCTCGATCCGCGCTATGCGGGCCGCATCGGGGTGGACATCGACAACCTGTACATTTCCCAGCCCGATACGGCAGAGCAGGCGTTGGAGATTGCCGAAGCGTTGGTGCGCAGCAGCGCCCTCGACGTGATCGTGCTGGACAGCGTGGCCGCGCTGGTTCCACGCGCCGAACTCGAAGGCGAGATGGGCGACAGCCACGTCGGCCTGCAGGCGCGCCTGATGAGCCAGGCGCTGCGCAAGCTCTCCGGCGCGATCAAGCAGTCGAACACGGTCATGATCTTCACCAACCAACTGCGCGAGAAGATCGGCGTGATGTTCGGGAATCCCGAAACGACGACCGGCGGGCGCGCGCTGAAGTTTTACGCCAGCATCCGCGTGGACATCCGCCGCATCCAGGCGATCAAGGCCGGGGGCGACAACGTGGGTAACCGCACACGCGTGCGCATCACCAAGAACAAGGTCGCGCCACCGTTCCGCGAGGCGGAGTTCGACATCATGTTCGACGAGGGCATCAGCCGCGTCGGCGACATCCTGGACATCGGCGCGGACCTGGGCGTGATCGAGAAGCGCGGCGCGTTCTACCGCTATCGCGACGAGCTGATCGGGCAGGGGCGCGAAAACGCCAAGCAGTTCCTGCGCGAAAATCCGGTTCTGGCGCTGGAAGTGGAGAACGTCATTCGCGAGGAGTACGGGCTGCCGCCGCTGGTCACCGAACCCGAAGAATAA